One genomic segment of Salinigranum rubrum includes these proteins:
- the sufU gene encoding Fe-S cluster assembly sulfur transfer protein SufU, producing MGLGSDMYRQQILDHYKNPRNYGELEDPTFTHTGENPSCGDTIRVDIQLEDDGETIEYASFSGDGCAISQASASMLTSRLQGMTLDELADLDTDDVTEMLGVDISPMRIKCAVLARQVAQDGARIHTGELEIDRTTTED from the coding sequence ATGGGCCTGGGCTCGGACATGTACCGGCAGCAGATCCTCGACCACTACAAGAACCCCCGGAACTACGGGGAACTCGAGGACCCGACGTTCACCCACACGGGCGAGAACCCCTCGTGTGGCGACACCATCCGCGTCGACATCCAACTCGAAGACGACGGCGAGACCATCGAGTACGCCTCGTTCAGTGGCGACGGCTGTGCCATCTCGCAGGCGTCGGCGTCGATGCTCACCTCGCGACTGCAGGGGATGACGCTCGACGAACTCGCCGACCTCGACACCGACGACGTCACGGAGATGCTCGGCGTCGACATCAGCCCGATGCGCATCAAGTGCGCCGTCCTCGCGCGACAGGTCGCCCAGGACGGCGCCCGCATCCACACGGGCGAACTCGAAATCGACCGGACGACGACCGAAGACTAG
- a CDS encoding sulfurtransferase TusA family protein, with protein sequence MSTLTPDVTVDSRGAGCPGPLMDLIGKVKKADPGTVIELQTSDTGSKDDVPEWLDKAGHELLEIVEHDDYWSIYVRTTG encoded by the coding sequence ATGAGCACACTAACTCCGGACGTCACGGTCGACTCGCGCGGTGCCGGCTGCCCCGGTCCCCTGATGGACCTCATCGGGAAGGTCAAGAAGGCCGATCCGGGCACCGTCATCGAACTACAGACCTCCGACACGGGCTCGAAGGACGACGTGCCCGAGTGGCTCGACAAGGCGGGCCACGAACTCCTCGAAATCGTCGAGCACGACGACTACTGGAGCATCTACGTCCGCACGACGGGGTGA
- a CDS encoding cupin domain-containing protein, with protein MTDGWQRLRLQDHETRADKPGQRWELSPLLDIEAFNLNVAVLEPGERLSQNHFHYHDDQEELIHVSDGRCRVEVADDRFVAEPGDTVRFAAGPEGVHLVHNPFDRPCRLVAIGWPPEGRRPVTQVRTSEELLAERE; from the coding sequence ATGACCGATGGCTGGCAGCGGCTACGACTGCAAGACCACGAGACGCGAGCGGACAAGCCGGGACAGCGCTGGGAGTTGTCGCCACTTCTCGACATCGAGGCGTTCAATCTGAACGTCGCGGTGCTCGAACCCGGCGAGCGCCTCTCGCAGAACCACTTCCACTACCACGACGACCAGGAGGAACTGATCCACGTGTCGGACGGGCGGTGTCGGGTCGAAGTCGCCGACGACCGCTTCGTGGCCGAACCGGGCGACACCGTCCGGTTCGCCGCCGGTCCAGAGGGAGTTCACCTGGTCCACAACCCGTTCGACCGCCCGTGTCGACTCGTCGCCATCGGCTGGCCGCCGGAGGGGCGCCGGCCGGTCACGCAGGTTCGGACGAGCGAAGAACTACTCGCCGAACGGGAGTGA
- a CDS encoding GNAT family N-acetyltransferase, which yields MSIRQATREDVDAVRAVAERSWRTDYRPALTRETVETAVNDWYAPERIEAELGAERTLVLVAEADEIVGFSHATWSDEDATGYILRIYVDPDHRRERIGRALLERTCADLGAEGVERINAMVLAANEPGADFYEHFGFEFADERTTTIGEETYPERRYVLESGSDGGFV from the coding sequence ATGTCTATCAGACAGGCGACACGGGAAGACGTCGACGCCGTCCGAGCGGTCGCGGAGCGGTCCTGGCGAACCGACTACCGGCCCGCACTGACCCGAGAGACGGTCGAGACGGCCGTCAACGACTGGTACGCGCCCGAACGCATCGAGGCCGAACTCGGGGCGGAGCGGACGCTCGTGCTCGTCGCGGAAGCGGACGAAATCGTCGGGTTCTCCCACGCGACGTGGAGCGACGAGGACGCGACGGGGTACATCCTCCGCATTTACGTGGACCCCGACCACCGGCGCGAGCGGATCGGCCGCGCGTTGCTCGAACGAACGTGTGCCGACCTCGGGGCCGAGGGCGTCGAACGGATCAACGCGATGGTGCTCGCGGCGAACGAACCCGGGGCCGACTTCTACGAGCACTTCGGCTTCGAGTTCGCCGACGAGCGGACGACCACCATCGGCGAGGAGACTTACCCGGAGCGAAGGTACGTGCTCGAATCGGGGTCGGACGGGGGGTTCGTCTGA
- a CDS encoding 6-pyruvoyl trahydropterin synthase family protein, which produces MYTVTVVRPLIAQHFLTVPNPGPEGDLHSHHFRVEVELAGEELNEYDYLVDIDEVEAALDAIEARYSDETLNDLPEFEGYNPSVERFARVVHERLSEEVSTGGVDRLTVTMWEDDVANAAYAAAPSS; this is translated from the coding sequence ATGTACACCGTCACCGTCGTCCGCCCGCTCATCGCCCAGCACTTCCTCACCGTCCCGAATCCCGGGCCCGAGGGCGACCTCCACTCGCACCACTTCCGCGTCGAGGTCGAACTCGCCGGCGAGGAGTTGAACGAGTACGACTACCTCGTCGACATCGACGAGGTGGAGGCCGCCCTCGACGCTATCGAAGCGCGGTACTCGGACGAGACGCTCAACGACCTCCCGGAGTTCGAGGGGTACAACCCGAGCGTCGAGCGGTTCGCCCGCGTCGTCCACGAGCGTCTCTCCGAGGAGGTCTCCACCGGGGGCGTCGACCGCCTCACCGTCACCATGTGGGAGGACGACGTCGCCAACGCCGCCTACGCCGCCGCTCCCTCCTCGTAG
- the radA gene encoding DNA repair and recombination protein RadA, producing the protein MPDDDLESLPGVGPATADKLVEAGFESYQSIAVASPAELSNTADIGDSTASDIINAARKTADIGGFETGSAVLERRKQIGKLSWHIDEVDDLLGGGLETQSITEVYGEFGAGKSQVTHQMAVNVQLPTEVGGLRGSCIFIDSEDTFRPERIDDMVRGLDDDVIQATLDDREIEGSPGDEETMEELVNSVLDKIHVAKAFNSNHQILLAQKSKEIASEHEDSEWPVRLLCVDSLTAHFRAEYVGRGQLADRQQKLNKHLHDLMRVGNLYNSVVLVTNQVASNPDSYFGDPTQPIGGNILGHTSTFRMYLRKSKGDKRIVRLVDAPNLADGEAVMRVQDGGLKPE; encoded by the coding sequence ATGCCAGACGACGACCTCGAGTCCCTCCCCGGTGTGGGGCCAGCGACAGCGGACAAACTCGTAGAAGCCGGTTTCGAGAGCTACCAGTCCATCGCGGTCGCCAGCCCCGCCGAACTGTCGAACACGGCCGACATCGGCGACTCCACCGCGTCGGACATCATCAACGCCGCCCGGAAGACGGCCGACATCGGCGGCTTCGAGACCGGGTCCGCAGTGTTGGAACGCCGGAAACAGATCGGCAAACTCTCGTGGCACATCGACGAGGTCGACGACCTCCTCGGCGGCGGCCTCGAAACGCAGTCCATCACCGAGGTGTACGGCGAGTTCGGTGCCGGAAAGTCACAGGTCACCCACCAGATGGCGGTCAACGTGCAACTCCCCACCGAAGTCGGCGGCCTCCGCGGGAGCTGTATCTTCATCGACTCCGAGGACACGTTCCGCCCCGAGCGCATCGACGACATGGTCCGCGGCCTCGACGACGACGTCATCCAGGCGACGCTCGACGACCGCGAAATCGAGGGCTCGCCCGGCGACGAGGAGACGATGGAGGAACTCGTCAACAGCGTCCTCGACAAGATCCACGTCGCGAAGGCGTTCAACTCCAACCACCAGATCCTCCTCGCGCAGAAGTCCAAGGAGATCGCCTCCGAACACGAGGACAGCGAGTGGCCCGTCCGCCTGCTCTGTGTCGACTCGCTCACGGCTCACTTCCGCGCCGAGTACGTGGGTCGTGGCCAACTGGCGGACCGCCAGCAGAAGCTCAACAAGCACCTCCACGACCTGATGCGCGTGGGGAATCTCTACAACAGCGTCGTCCTCGTGACGAACCAGGTCGCCTCCAACCCCGACTCGTACTTCGGCGACCCCACCCAGCCCATCGGCGGGAACATCCTCGGTCACACCTCGACGTTCAGAATGTACCTCCGCAAGTCGAAGGGCGACAAGCGTATCGTGCGACTGGTCGACGCTCCGAACCTCGCCGACGGCGAGGCCGTGATGCGCGTCCAAGACGGCGGCCTCAAGCCCGAGTAG
- a CDS encoding glycosyltransferase family 4 protein → MRVAFVVPGDFDTTSGGFRYDRRLVASLRETDDVTVHSVPWRRYPLAVADAPTTPLSRFSNQADVVVVDELAHPTFAPRCGRSPGDDTPVVALVHHLRCDEGGPEAPVARALERRFLARVDAAVCTSSATERAVETLSPSPLPTLVAPPTADQFDPDVSGEDVDARSTETPFRVVFLGSVVPRKRPLALVDALAALDDPWEATLVGPQPDERYAARVRSRCRRRGVADRVTLAGPLETADLADVLRRSHVLALPSRHEGFGIAALEGMGFGLPAVVTHSGGATDLVTHGETGFLVPPEGVGAVAAALSALAGDRTRLARMGRAALNRYHAHPPWEETAERVRSFLSRLADESVTPTPEAA, encoded by the coding sequence ATGCGGGTCGCCTTCGTCGTCCCCGGCGACTTCGACACCACCTCCGGCGGGTTCCGGTACGACCGCCGCCTCGTCGCCTCGCTCCGAGAGACGGACGACGTGACCGTCCACTCGGTCCCCTGGCGGCGCTATCCGCTGGCCGTCGCCGACGCCCCCACCACCCCGCTATCACGGTTTTCGAACCAGGCCGACGTGGTCGTCGTCGACGAACTCGCCCACCCGACGTTCGCCCCGCGCTGTGGTCGGTCGCCCGGAGACGACACGCCCGTCGTCGCCCTCGTCCACCACCTCCGGTGCGACGAGGGCGGTCCCGAAGCACCCGTCGCCCGCGCGCTCGAACGCCGCTTTCTCGCCCGCGTCGACGCCGCCGTCTGCACGAGTTCGGCGACCGAACGCGCGGTCGAGACGCTCTCTCCGTCGCCGCTCCCGACGCTCGTTGCGCCCCCCACGGCGGACCAGTTCGACCCCGACGTCTCCGGGGAGGACGTCGACGCCCGATCGACCGAGACGCCGTTTCGGGTCGTCTTCCTCGGGTCGGTCGTCCCGCGCAAGCGGCCGCTCGCGCTCGTCGACGCGCTCGCGGCGCTCGACGACCCGTGGGAGGCCACGCTCGTCGGCCCGCAACCGGACGAGCGGTACGCCGCGCGGGTTCGAAGCCGGTGTCGCCGTCGCGGCGTCGCCGACCGCGTCACCCTCGCGGGGCCTCTCGAAACGGCGGACCTCGCGGACGTACTCCGCCGGAGCCACGTCCTCGCGCTTCCTTCCCGACACGAGGGGTTCGGCATCGCCGCGCTCGAAGGCATGGGGTTCGGCCTCCCCGCGGTGGTGACTCACTCGGGCGGGGCGACCGACCTCGTCACCCACGGCGAGACGGGCTTTCTCGTCCCGCCCGAGGGCGTGGGTGCCGTCGCCGCGGCGCTGTCGGCGCTCGCCGGGGACAGAACGCGCCTCGCCCGGATGGGCCGGGCCGCACTCAACCGGTACCACGCACACCCGCCGTGGGAGGAGACGGCAGAGCGGGTCCGGTCGTTCCTGTCCCGGTTGGCGGATGAGTCAGTCACGCCCACGCCGGAGGCAGCGTGA
- a CDS encoding mechanosensitive ion channel domain-containing protein, which translates to MQSSVGFLAELVEETVIGIQQSLIDAVPNLIMALVFVTVAYVGIKIVLRVVRGTLDAIYPDEQDLIVNLATTVVGVFLWFTVALTLLNILGMGDIAASLGTAAGFIALGVSYALSSMIADTVAGVYLLRDPDFNPGDRVTADETTGKVTDIGLRKSRFELDGGETVVVANSAVEKKWTLEDESLATATADESSG; encoded by the coding sequence ATGCAGTCATCCGTCGGTTTTCTCGCAGAACTCGTCGAGGAGACGGTCATCGGTATCCAGCAGAGCCTCATCGATGCGGTCCCGAATCTCATCATGGCGCTGGTCTTCGTCACCGTCGCCTACGTCGGAATCAAGATCGTTCTCCGAGTGGTCCGCGGAACGCTCGACGCGATTTACCCCGACGAACAGGACCTCATCGTGAACCTCGCGACGACCGTCGTCGGGGTGTTCCTCTGGTTCACGGTGGCGCTCACCCTCCTGAACATACTCGGGATGGGCGACATCGCCGCGAGCCTCGGGACGGCCGCCGGCTTCATCGCGCTGGGGGTCTCCTACGCGCTGTCGAGCATGATCGCCGACACCGTCGCCGGCGTCTACCTGCTTCGAGACCCCGATTTCAACCCCGGTGACCGCGTCACGGCCGACGAGACCACCGGCAAAGTGACCGACATCGGTCTGCGCAAGAGCCGGTTCGAACTGGACGGCGGCGAAACCGTCGTGGTCGCCAACAGCGCCGTCGAGAAGAAGTGGACGCTGGAGGACGAGTCGCTCGCGACGGCGACGGCGGACGAGTCGAGCGGCTGA
- a CDS encoding DUF7475 family protein, translating to MVTLDTDSMTTLHWIGVALAAVSGIVHLVLGVRFLPGAFGISFLVATVGFAAGIAAILLNYRRRLFYAVGIPFTAGQVVIFAWTVVQGINELGAIAIVDKVAQIGFIVVLVLLLQRD from the coding sequence ATGGTTACTCTCGACACGGACTCGATGACGACGCTCCACTGGATCGGGGTCGCTCTCGCGGCGGTGTCCGGAATCGTCCACCTCGTCCTCGGCGTCCGCTTCCTCCCGGGGGCGTTCGGGATTTCGTTCCTCGTCGCGACCGTCGGTTTCGCCGCCGGCATCGCCGCCATCCTTCTGAACTATCGACGACGCCTGTTCTACGCCGTCGGTATCCCGTTCACCGCCGGACAGGTCGTCATCTTCGCGTGGACGGTGGTCCAGGGGATCAACGAACTCGGCGCCATCGCCATCGTCGACAAGGTCGCACAGATCGGGTTCATCGTCGTCCTCGTGCTCCTCCTCCAGCGCGACTGA
- a CDS encoding NAD(P)/FAD-dependent oxidoreductase codes for MTQRIVIVGAGTGGSVLANRLADRLAPDIDAGDVEVTLVNESEMHVYKPIWLYVAFGKRDPEDGVRPVVDLVDPRVSLRFSRVEAIDAEEKRLALNGGDTLAYDYLVLATGARIVPDEVPGLQEAGHDFYSEEGAIALRDALADFTEGHLVLSVVGTPHMCPAAPLEFVFMADDWLRERGIRDQVDITYTYPIQRVHGKPTIAEWAAPRMDARDIRAETFFNVETVDAEAGVLKSLEGEELAYDLLVTIPPHDGVPMIREAGLGDDGWVAVDRTTLEATHADDVFALGDAADVPAPKAGSAAHYQASVVADRLTSLVHGQVPTATYDGKVVCFLEAGMDEATFVSFDYTHEPQLRPESRPVHWAKLAYNESYWLTARGLL; via the coding sequence ATGACACAACGAATCGTCATCGTCGGCGCTGGCACTGGAGGCTCGGTGCTGGCGAACCGACTCGCGGACCGACTCGCCCCCGACATCGACGCGGGCGACGTCGAGGTAACGCTCGTCAACGAGAGCGAGATGCACGTCTACAAGCCCATCTGGCTGTACGTCGCCTTCGGCAAGCGCGACCCTGAAGACGGCGTCCGACCGGTGGTCGACCTCGTCGACCCGCGGGTCTCGCTCCGCTTCTCGCGCGTCGAGGCCATCGACGCGGAGGAAAAACGGCTGGCGCTGAACGGCGGCGACACGCTCGCGTACGACTACCTCGTCCTCGCGACGGGGGCGCGAATCGTCCCCGACGAGGTTCCCGGCCTGCAGGAGGCGGGCCACGACTTCTACAGCGAGGAGGGAGCAATCGCGCTCCGTGACGCGCTCGCCGACTTCACCGAGGGACATCTGGTCCTCTCGGTCGTGGGGACGCCGCACATGTGTCCCGCCGCGCCGCTGGAGTTCGTCTTCATGGCGGACGACTGGCTCCGTGAGCGCGGCATCCGCGACCAGGTGGACATCACGTACACCTACCCCATCCAGCGCGTCCACGGGAAGCCGACCATCGCCGAGTGGGCCGCTCCTCGGATGGACGCGCGCGACATCCGCGCCGAGACGTTCTTCAACGTCGAGACGGTCGACGCCGAGGCGGGGGTGTTGAAGTCGCTTGAGGGCGAGGAACTCGCGTACGACCTCCTCGTCACCATCCCGCCGCACGACGGCGTGCCGATGATCCGTGAGGCTGGCCTCGGCGACGACGGCTGGGTCGCAGTCGACCGGACCACGCTCGAAGCCACGCACGCCGACGACGTGTTCGCGCTCGGCGATGCCGCCGACGTGCCCGCTCCGAAGGCCGGCAGCGCCGCTCACTACCAGGCGAGCGTCGTCGCCGACCGACTCACGAGCCTCGTCCACGGACAGGTCCCGACGGCGACGTACGACGGCAAGGTCGTCTGCTTCCTCGAAGCCGGGATGGACGAGGCGACGTTCGTTTCGTTCGACTACACGCACGAACCCCAGTTGCGCCCCGAGTCGCGCCCGGTCCACTGGGCGAAACTAGCGTACAACGAGTCGTACTGGCTCACCGCCAGGGGGCTTCTGTGA
- a CDS encoding DUF1641 domain-containing protein: MSESFTDALADSEYDSLEAVVAENPEAVAAFVRRLDAVNELLDVVALGTSALEDDMVAELAGTAATLAEAGDGLATEETVRLATLVGERGDDLAASLETLVELQRAGTLDELVGFVDALSLLTAALEDDMVAELARTGSRLGEVADEASRPESVRGLTRLVRAVGEAEAAEAEPVGPVGLAKATREPAVRSGLGYLLALARAVGRQR, from the coding sequence ATGAGCGAATCATTCACCGACGCGCTCGCCGACTCGGAGTACGACTCCCTCGAAGCCGTCGTCGCCGAGAACCCCGAGGCCGTCGCCGCGTTCGTCCGCCGACTCGACGCGGTGAACGAACTGCTCGACGTGGTCGCGCTCGGCACCTCCGCGCTGGAGGACGACATGGTGGCCGAACTCGCGGGGACGGCCGCGACGCTCGCCGAGGCGGGCGACGGCCTCGCCACCGAGGAGACGGTTCGACTCGCCACGCTCGTCGGCGAGCGCGGCGACGACCTCGCTGCCTCCCTCGAAACGCTCGTCGAACTCCAGCGGGCGGGGACGCTCGACGAACTCGTCGGCTTCGTCGACGCGCTGTCGCTCCTCACCGCGGCGCTGGAAGACGACATGGTGGCCGAACTCGCCCGGACCGGGTCGCGTCTCGGCGAAGTCGCCGACGAGGCGTCTCGGCCCGAGTCCGTGCGGGGGCTGACCCGCCTCGTCCGCGCGGTGGGTGAGGCCGAGGCGGCGGAAGCGGAACCGGTCGGCCCCGTCGGCCTGGCGAAGGCGACGCGCGAACCGGCGGTGCGGTCGGGGCTCGGCTACCTGCTCGCGCTCGCGCGTGCGGTGGGTCGACAGCGCTGA
- a CDS encoding zinc-dependent alcohol dehydrogenase: protein MTAESGADVGGGGDGAARRVRFVAPRRVEVVRTPVETPASDEVRVEASLSAVSPGTELLVYRDQVPADLPLDETIDGLGHTATYPLSYGYATVGRVTAAGADVTDDWVGRRVFAFHPHASHFCVDPSTLVRLPAGVTDEDAALLAMVETAVSLVMDGRPRIGERAAVFGQGVVGLLTTALLARHPLSKLVTFDHYAARRERSLSLGADASLAPDAAGESFDTGDGRADISFEVSGNPAALDAALDTTGDDGRVVIGSWYGAKPTELGLGGRFHRSHIRLQASQVSRIDPAHAGRWDKERRMGLVLDLLADLEPSRLVTHRLPVESAPDAYRLLDESPDEALQVLFEY, encoded by the coding sequence ATGACCGCCGAGAGCGGAGCGGACGTCGGCGGTGGCGGCGACGGCGCGGCGCGACGGGTGCGCTTCGTCGCCCCTCGCCGAGTCGAAGTGGTCCGAACGCCCGTCGAGACGCCCGCCTCCGACGAGGTCCGGGTCGAAGCGTCGCTCTCTGCGGTCAGCCCGGGGACGGAACTGCTCGTCTACCGCGACCAGGTCCCGGCGGACCTCCCGCTCGACGAGACCATCGACGGACTCGGACACACCGCTACCTACCCGCTGTCGTACGGCTACGCCACCGTCGGACGGGTCACGGCCGCCGGCGCCGACGTCACCGACGACTGGGTTGGCCGGCGCGTCTTCGCCTTTCATCCCCATGCCAGTCACTTCTGCGTCGACCCGTCCACGCTCGTCCGCCTGCCCGCGGGCGTCACCGACGAGGACGCCGCCCTCCTCGCGATGGTCGAGACGGCGGTGAGTCTCGTCATGGACGGCCGCCCCCGCATCGGCGAGCGCGCCGCGGTGTTCGGACAGGGCGTCGTCGGCCTCCTCACGACGGCACTGCTCGCGCGCCATCCGCTCTCGAAGCTCGTGACGTTCGACCACTACGCCGCCCGCCGGGAACGCTCGCTGTCGCTGGGTGCCGACGCCTCGCTCGCGCCCGACGCCGCCGGCGAGTCGTTCGATACCGGTGACGGCCGCGCCGACATCTCCTTCGAGGTGTCCGGCAACCCCGCCGCCCTCGACGCGGCGCTCGATACCACCGGCGACGACGGCCGCGTCGTGATCGGCTCGTGGTACGGCGCGAAGCCAACCGAACTCGGCCTCGGCGGTCGCTTCCACCGCAGCCACATCCGCCTGCAGGCCAGCCAGGTTTCGCGCATCGACCCGGCGCACGCGGGCCGGTGGGACAAAGAACGGAGAATGGGTCTCGTGCTCGACCTCCTCGCGGACCTCGAACCGTCGCGGCTGGTGACGCACCGGCTTCCCGTCGAGAGTGCGCCGGACGCGTACCGACTGCTCGACGAGTCGCCCGACGAGGCGCTGCAGGTGCTCTTCGAGTACTGA
- a CDS encoding class I SAM-dependent methyltransferase — protein sequence MKGDFERYLSAKATVDDRALNREVLARFRDDVLTQREPRILEAGAGTAAFCRRFLSWEDLPDCTYVAVDTDPDLLATARERVLEAAREEGFSASLADPSLAPGPVPDVDGATTVAAIRLSGPARIDVYLVAGDALAVASRGWDVLVAQAFVDLLSPPDVERLVSGVAAGGPVYFPITFDGGTAFSPPHPADDAVLDAYHATMVGDGEGDRLGARAGRRLRTLLPDFGVDLVSVGDSDWCVEPTDRAGEGAGDESKSYPADEAYFLAVLVDTVADAVRGRLSDETVDAWLTARKRQRDTGELRFGARNLDLYGQRS from the coding sequence GTGAAGGGCGACTTCGAGCGGTACCTCTCCGCGAAGGCGACGGTCGACGACCGCGCGCTGAACCGGGAGGTCCTCGCGCGGTTTCGCGACGACGTCCTCACACAGCGCGAGCCGCGAATCCTCGAAGCCGGCGCGGGCACCGCGGCGTTCTGCCGACGGTTCCTCTCGTGGGAGGACCTCCCCGACTGCACCTACGTCGCCGTCGACACCGACCCCGACCTCCTCGCGACGGCCCGCGAGCGCGTTCTCGAAGCCGCGCGCGAGGAAGGGTTCAGCGCGTCGCTCGCCGACCCCTCGCTCGCACCCGGGCCCGTTCCCGACGTCGACGGGGCCACCACCGTCGCGGCCATCCGCCTCTCCGGCCCGGCCCGCATCGACGTCTACCTCGTCGCCGGCGACGCGCTCGCGGTCGCTTCCCGGGGGTGGGACGTCCTCGTCGCGCAGGCGTTCGTCGACCTCCTCTCGCCTCCCGACGTCGAGCGACTCGTGAGCGGCGTCGCCGCCGGCGGTCCCGTCTACTTCCCCATCACGTTCGACGGCGGCACCGCCTTCTCGCCCCCGCACCCGGCCGACGACGCCGTTCTCGACGCGTACCACGCGACGATGGTCGGCGACGGCGAGGGTGACCGACTGGGCGCGCGCGCCGGTCGACGGCTCCGAACGCTCCTCCCCGACTTCGGCGTCGACCTCGTCTCGGTCGGCGACTCGGACTGGTGCGTCGAGCCCACGGACCGGGCGGGCGAAGGAGCGGGCGATGAGAGCAAGTCGTACCCCGCGGACGAGGCGTACTTTCTCGCCGTCCTCGTCGACACCGTCGCCGACGCGGTCCGCGGGAGGCTCTCGGACGAGACGGTGGACGCGTGGCTCACTGCACGGAAGCGTCAGCGAGACACGGGAGAACTCCGGTTCGGCGCGCGGAACCTCGACCTGTACGGGCAGCGAAGCTAG
- a CDS encoding DsrE/DsrF/DrsH-like family protein, producing the protein MNGFAVVLASEDLEELTAASTIASVAAASDVPVEMFVTMNALGAFEHETVETRSFEAGAVGQAMLTREDVQVPLFVDQLRDAKELGPLSIYACTMAMELMGRSLDDYVDVFDDELGVAGFLNHAMDKQVMFI; encoded by the coding sequence ATGAACGGATTCGCCGTCGTCCTCGCCTCCGAGGACCTAGAGGAGTTGACCGCCGCCAGCACCATCGCGTCCGTCGCTGCCGCGTCGGACGTCCCGGTCGAGATGTTCGTGACGATGAACGCGCTGGGAGCGTTCGAGCACGAAACCGTCGAAACCCGGTCGTTCGAGGCGGGCGCCGTCGGGCAGGCGATGCTCACGCGCGAAGACGTCCAGGTACCGCTGTTCGTCGACCAGCTCCGCGACGCCAAGGAGCTGGGCCCCCTCTCCATCTACGCCTGTACCATGGCGATGGAGCTGATGGGCCGCTCCCTGGATGACTACGTCGACGTCTTCGACGACGAACTGGGCGTCGCTGGCTTCCTGAACCACGCGATGGACAAGCAGGTCATGTTCATCTGA